One window of Botrimarina mediterranea genomic DNA carries:
- a CDS encoding DUF502 domain-containing protein, which produces MQRRFGRVLTFLRATLIGGVLFLLPLAAMGWLLAQAGAIVWGVVAAVTGNPAILEWIPFHTPAGYALLVTLTVAALIGVCFLCGILAEKSLGQWFHQRAERYLSMLFPRYAVFKDQLTGNLGTGSLRPVLARIGPWTRIGVEVERDPTVGVTVYLPSSPDPWTGTVAIVPPEDVTPITGEFGEVMATFERLGRGTSLFAATATHQ; this is translated from the coding sequence ATGCAGCGACGCTTTGGCCGAGTACTCACCTTCCTCCGCGCGACATTGATCGGCGGGGTGTTGTTTCTGTTGCCACTCGCGGCGATGGGGTGGTTGCTTGCCCAAGCGGGGGCGATCGTGTGGGGCGTCGTCGCCGCGGTGACGGGGAATCCGGCGATCCTCGAGTGGATTCCCTTTCACACACCCGCCGGCTACGCGCTGCTGGTGACGCTCACTGTCGCTGCGCTCATCGGCGTCTGCTTCCTTTGCGGGATCCTCGCCGAGAAGTCGCTGGGCCAGTGGTTCCATCAGCGCGCCGAGCGTTACCTGTCGATGCTCTTCCCGCGCTACGCCGTCTTCAAGGACCAGCTCACTGGGAACCTCGGCACGGGATCGCTGCGGCCGGTGCTCGCGCGCATCGGGCCGTGGACACGGATCGGCGTCGAGGTCGAGCGCGACCCGACGGTGGGCGTCACCGTCTACCTGCCGAGCAGCCCCGACCCGTGGACCGGCACGGTGGCGATTGTGCCGCCGGAGGACGTGACGCCGATCACCGGTGAGTTCGGCGAAGTGATGGCGACGTTTGAGCGCCTGGGCCGCGGCACGAGCCTCTTCGCCGCGACGGCGACCCATCAATAG
- a CDS encoding four helix bundle protein has product MTNASGEQRPYDLEERTATFGEAAIDFAMSLKRSPVASPLISQFVRSATSVGANYCEADDAESKKDFRHKIAISRKEARETKHWLRMIARACPESKENARHLWQETKELHLILSKILRNTKPN; this is encoded by the coding sequence ATGACGAACGCAAGCGGGGAACAGCGTCCATACGACCTGGAAGAACGAACCGCGACGTTCGGCGAAGCGGCTATCGACTTTGCAATGTCGCTCAAGCGGTCTCCAGTTGCCTCACCTCTGATCTCTCAGTTCGTTCGTTCAGCTACGAGTGTTGGCGCCAATTATTGCGAAGCGGACGATGCTGAATCGAAGAAAGACTTCAGGCACAAGATTGCAATTAGTCGCAAAGAAGCCCGTGAAACCAAGCATTGGCTGAGGATGATTGCGAGGGCGTGTCCTGAGTCGAAAGAGAATGCTCGCCATCTATGGCAAGAGACGAAAGAACTTCACCTGATCCTGTCAAAAATACTCCGCAACACGAAGCCCAACTGA
- a CDS encoding type II secretion system protein, whose translation MMASALKRAVTLVELLVVLAIIGALLALLFPAVQGARHQARLGVCKNHIRQIDIAVRSCWSAQQKPPDPLSDWPVAILHWIEEQPLADRMKSTPRDVWSPEAWPLLLRCPFQPEEAGDQRHYAWIVTSPPKPGDDWPFPTFRDTERIDPAAPARPWFDGAVLLVNEARLIIDNGRGPHPGGTVHEARNGGETSIVAP comes from the coding sequence ATGATGGCTTCAGCGCTCAAGCGTGCGGTCACCCTCGTCGAACTCCTCGTTGTGCTGGCGATCATCGGCGCGCTGCTCGCCTTGCTCTTCCCCGCGGTCCAGGGGGCTCGCCACCAGGCGCGACTGGGCGTCTGCAAGAACCACATCCGGCAGATCGACATCGCCGTTCGTAGTTGCTGGAGCGCTCAACAGAAGCCGCCGGACCCGCTCAGCGATTGGCCCGTGGCGATCTTGCACTGGATCGAAGAGCAGCCGCTCGCCGACCGGATGAAGTCGACGCCGCGCGATGTGTGGTCGCCCGAGGCGTGGCCCCTGCTACTGCGATGTCCCTTTCAACCGGAGGAAGCCGGCGACCAGCGTCACTACGCTTGGATCGTCACCTCACCCCCTAAGCCGGGCGACGACTGGCCTTTCCCGACCTTCCGTGACACCGAGCGAATCGATCCGGCAGCGCCGGCTCGACCGTGGTTCGACGGCGCGGTGTTGCTCGTGAACGAAGCTCGGCTCATCATCGATAACGGGCGTGGGCCGCATCCGGGTGGAACGGTTCACGAGGCGCGGAACGGCGGCGAAACCAGCATCGTGGCTCCTTAG
- a CDS encoding DNRLRE domain-containing protein, whose protein sequence is MACSAVLSRRAVLSRRARWRCGLTLAALLAGFSAQVALASIEVVGQDASVMSGLPTANFNSDILFVGNNFAGTGLARTYLKFDLPAYLPGTQIASATLSGTYRGDFNAQDGFFDWHVAVSDAWTEGSINWNNQPGFTGSPIASWDASLAIVNQIYSWDITSAVNDAYLGDGTLSLVFKGVNEGPSQDREFWWAKENTAGQAPFQIEFEIESIDVIPEPGQLVVWSVLTSLCGAMGGCWRRCGV, encoded by the coding sequence ATGGCTTGTAGCGCAGTTCTGTCCCGGCGAGCTGTTCTGTCCCGGCGAGCCAGGTGGCGATGCGGGCTCACCCTCGCCGCGCTGCTCGCGGGTTTCAGCGCCCAGGTAGCCCTTGCGTCGATTGAAGTCGTCGGCCAGGACGCCAGCGTGATGTCGGGCTTGCCCACCGCCAACTTCAACTCCGACATCCTCTTCGTCGGCAACAACTTCGCGGGGACTGGCTTAGCACGGACCTATCTGAAGTTTGACCTCCCCGCGTATCTGCCCGGAACGCAAATCGCTTCGGCGACCCTATCGGGGACGTACCGGGGGGACTTCAACGCGCAAGATGGTTTCTTCGATTGGCACGTCGCGGTCTCGGATGCGTGGACCGAGGGTTCGATCAATTGGAACAACCAGCCAGGATTCACGGGGAGCCCGATCGCGTCGTGGGATGCAAGTCTCGCAATCGTCAATCAAATCTACAGCTGGGATATTACCTCCGCGGTCAACGACGCCTACCTAGGCGATGGGACGCTCAGCTTGGTGTTCAAGGGCGTCAACGAAGGTCCCAGCCAGGACCGGGAGTTCTGGTGGGCGAAGGAAAACACGGCGGGCCAAGCGCCGTTTCAGATCGAGTTCGAGATCGAATCGATTGACGTGATCCCCGAACCGGGCCAACTCGTGGTCTGGTCGGTGTTGACGTCGCTTTGCGGAGCGATGGGCGGTTGCTGGCGGCGATGCGGCGTCTGA
- the cysD gene encoding sulfate adenylyltransferase subunit CysD has translation MSYNLTHLKQLEAESIHIIREVAAEFENPVMLYSIGKDSACMVRLAEKAFYPGKPPFPLMHVDTTWKFKEMIEFRENLIRKELGWDLIVHINEEGVKQGIGPFTHGSKVHTDTMKTVALKQALDKHRFDAAFGGARRDEEKSRAKERVYSFRDKFHRWDPKNQRPELWNLYNGRVNKGESIRVFPLSNWTELDVWQYIHLENIPIPDLYFAAKRPVVMKDGVLINVNDDRMPIEEGEVIEERMVRFRTLGCYPLTGAVESTATTLPEIIQEMLLTTTSERQGRVIDHDQAGSMEEKKKEGYF, from the coding sequence GTGTCCTACAATCTCACGCACCTCAAGCAGCTCGAAGCGGAAAGCATCCACATCATCCGCGAGGTCGCCGCCGAGTTCGAGAACCCGGTGATGCTCTACTCGATCGGCAAGGACTCCGCTTGCATGGTCCGCCTCGCGGAGAAGGCGTTCTACCCGGGCAAGCCGCCATTCCCGCTGATGCACGTCGATACGACGTGGAAGTTCAAGGAGATGATCGAGTTCCGTGAGAACCTGATCCGTAAAGAACTCGGCTGGGACCTGATTGTCCACATCAACGAAGAAGGCGTGAAGCAGGGTATCGGCCCCTTCACGCACGGCAGTAAGGTCCACACCGACACCATGAAAACGGTGGCCCTCAAGCAGGCGCTCGACAAGCATCGCTTCGACGCGGCCTTCGGCGGCGCCCGGCGTGACGAAGAGAAGTCCCGCGCCAAGGAACGCGTCTACAGTTTCCGCGACAAGTTCCATCGCTGGGACCCCAAGAACCAACGCCCCGAGCTGTGGAACCTCTACAACGGCCGCGTCAACAAGGGCGAGTCGATCCGCGTCTTCCCGCTGTCGAACTGGACCGAACTCGACGTGTGGCAGTACATCCACCTCGAAAACATCCCGATCCCCGACCTCTACTTCGCCGCCAAACGCCCGGTCGTGATGAAGGACGGCGTCCTGATCAACGTCAACGACGACCGCATGCCGATCGAGGAAGGCGAAGTCATCGAAGAGCGGATGGTCCGCTTCCGCACGCTCGGCTGCTACCCGCTAACCGGCGCCGTCGAGAGCACCGCCACGACGCTCCCCGAGATCATCCAAGAAATGCTGCTCACCACGACGAGCGAGCGACAGGGACGCGTCATCGACCACGACCAAGCGGGCTCAATGGAAGAGAAGAAGAAAGAAGGCTACTTCTAA
- the cysN gene encoding sulfate adenylyltransferase subunit CysN has product MSHQSELIATDIDAYLKQHEHKELLRFLTCGSVDDGKSTLIGMLLYESKMIYEDQLAAIEQASVTHGTTGGKFDPALLTDGLKAEREQGITIDVAYRYFSTAKRKFIIADTPGHEQYTRNMATGASTCDLAIILVDARPGHGVITQTRRHSFIVSLLGIKHVLIAVNKMDLVDWSEERFEEIKRDYREFATRLDMPDQHFIPISALNGDNLIERSPNSPWYEGSTLMHHLENVHIASDRNLIDFRLPVQYVNRPNLDFRGFCGTLASGKVRVGDEVMALPSKRKSRIERIVTFDGDLEEAFCPQAVTVTLEDEIDVSRGDMLVRPDNLPTVADKFDATVVWMSDDALLPGKQYLIKQGTQTTPGRVSTLRYRIDVNTLHREPTPTLGLNEIGRCRFELERPIAMDGYRANRATGAFIVIDRMTNITVGAGMILDRTAATDKQEAWDTEAAEGLVAATSAVTDEERTARYGQKPATVLLTGPPASGKSPIAAAVERLLFEQGRAVVAIDGQTLRRGLSRDLGFSLADRSENVRRVAEVAKTINDAGLITIAALVAPQEEVRQKAAEVVGAERFLVVHVDAPESWRREHDDQGVYAKADAGEIPNLAGVSLDYEPPTKPDLVVKPADKSIEECAAAVVKMLSERGII; this is encoded by the coding sequence ATGAGCCACCAAAGCGAACTAATCGCCACCGACATCGACGCCTACCTCAAGCAGCACGAGCACAAGGAGCTTCTGCGCTTCTTGACGTGCGGTTCGGTCGATGACGGCAAGAGCACCCTCATTGGGATGCTGCTCTACGAGTCGAAGATGATCTATGAGGATCAGCTCGCCGCGATCGAGCAGGCCTCCGTGACGCACGGCACCACCGGCGGAAAGTTCGACCCGGCGCTGCTCACCGACGGCCTCAAGGCCGAGCGTGAGCAGGGCATTACGATCGACGTGGCGTATCGCTACTTCTCGACGGCCAAGCGCAAGTTCATCATCGCGGACACGCCGGGGCACGAGCAGTACACCCGCAACATGGCGACCGGCGCCAGCACGTGCGACCTGGCGATCATCCTCGTCGACGCCCGGCCGGGGCACGGCGTGATTACGCAGACGCGGCGGCACTCGTTCATCGTGTCGCTCTTGGGGATCAAGCACGTGCTGATCGCCGTCAACAAGATGGACCTCGTCGATTGGTCCGAGGAACGCTTCGAAGAGATCAAGCGCGACTACCGCGAGTTCGCCACCCGGCTCGACATGCCGGACCAGCACTTCATCCCGATCAGCGCGCTCAACGGCGACAACCTGATCGAGCGCAGCCCGAACTCGCCGTGGTACGAGGGCTCGACCCTGATGCACCACCTCGAGAACGTCCACATCGCCAGCGACCGCAACCTGATCGACTTCCGCCTGCCGGTGCAGTACGTCAACCGCCCGAACCTCGACTTCCGCGGCTTCTGCGGAACGCTCGCGTCGGGCAAGGTCCGCGTCGGCGATGAGGTGATGGCGCTCCCCTCGAAGCGAAAGAGCCGCATCGAGCGGATTGTCACGTTCGACGGCGACCTCGAAGAAGCGTTCTGCCCGCAAGCGGTCACCGTCACGCTCGAGGACGAGATCGATGTCTCGCGCGGCGACATGCTCGTGCGGCCCGACAACCTACCGACGGTCGCCGACAAGTTCGACGCGACCGTGGTCTGGATGTCGGACGACGCCTTGCTCCCGGGTAAGCAGTACCTCATCAAGCAAGGGACCCAGACCACGCCGGGCCGTGTCAGCACGCTGCGTTACCGCATCGACGTCAACACGCTCCACCGCGAGCCGACGCCGACGCTCGGTCTCAACGAGATCGGCCGCTGCCGCTTCGAGCTCGAACGGCCGATCGCGATGGACGGCTACCGCGCCAACCGCGCGACCGGCGCATTCATCGTCATCGACCGGATGACGAACATCACGGTCGGCGCGGGCATGATCCTCGACCGCACCGCGGCGACCGACAAGCAAGAGGCGTGGGACACCGAAGCGGCCGAGGGCCTCGTCGCCGCGACGAGCGCCGTCACCGACGAGGAACGCACCGCGCGATACGGCCAGAAGCCGGCGACGGTGCTGCTCACCGGCCCGCCCGCCTCGGGCAAGTCGCCGATCGCCGCGGCGGTCGAGCGCCTGCTGTTCGAGCAGGGCCGCGCTGTCGTCGCGATCGACGGCCAGACGCTTCGTCGCGGCCTTTCGCGCGACCTGGGCTTCTCACTCGCCGACCGCAGCGAGAACGTCCGCCGCGTCGCCGAGGTCGCCAAGACGATCAACGACGCCGGCCTGATCACGATCGCCGCGCTAGTCGCCCCGCAAGAAGAGGTCCGCCAGAAGGCGGCCGAAGTCGTCGGCGCCGAGCGGTTCCTGGTAGTCCACGTCGACGCCCCCGAGTCGTGGCGCCGCGAGCACGACGACCAAGGCGTCTACGCCAAAGCCGACGCGGGCGAGATCCCGAACCTTGCCGGCGTGTCGCTCGACTACGAGCCGCCCACAAAGCCCGACCTGGTGGTGAAGCCCGCGGACAAGTCGATTGAGGAATGCGCCGCGGCGGTGGTGAAGATGCTGAGTGAACGGGGGATTATTTGA
- a CDS encoding glycoside hydrolase family 43 protein — translation MPIRLPTAVLLVGTCIAYGADPPAPWVADDGDGGYKNPVLYADYSDPDVAGADGDYYLTASSFNCVPGLPILHSRDLVNWELVNHALPRLYDGDAFDIPRHGDGVWAPSFRHHDGWWYIYWGDPDLGIYMVRTQDPGGEWSKPVLVKKASGNIDACPLWDDDGRVYMVHAFAHSRAGVNSLLTVVELNKEGTQAIDKGWIVFDGHAEHPTVEGPKFYKRNGYYYIFAPAGGVAEGWQIVLRSKNVRGPYEVRRVLAQGDTDVNGPHQGAWVEAPDGSSWFMHFQEKQPYGRIVHLQPMRWVDDWPVMGDDPDGDGEGQPVLHHKKPVASEAVKVPATSDDFEREELGLQWQWHANPHADWASLTARPGWLRLTAAKLPAGYRNLWDAPHLLLQKFPAPEFTASCVIDPQAMRPGETAGLLIMGLDYAYVGLEKSTEGLRVVRRACRNADRGTAESDDDLVRLDDATPVELGVEVDAGGRCRFSARCGDESWSDLGDAFAAREGKWIGAKVGVFCHGTADGRGHADFERFTVSPVAE, via the coding sequence ATGCCGATACGTCTCCCAACCGCGGTGCTGCTTGTCGGGACTTGTATCGCTTACGGCGCCGATCCGCCGGCCCCGTGGGTCGCGGACGACGGCGACGGCGGCTACAAGAACCCTGTACTCTACGCCGACTACAGCGACCCCGACGTGGCCGGCGCCGATGGCGATTACTACCTCACGGCGTCGTCGTTCAATTGCGTGCCCGGGCTGCCGATCCTCCACTCGCGCGACCTCGTGAACTGGGAGCTCGTGAACCACGCGCTGCCGCGGCTCTATGACGGCGACGCGTTCGACATCCCGCGGCACGGCGATGGCGTCTGGGCGCCCTCGTTCCGCCATCACGACGGTTGGTGGTACATCTACTGGGGCGACCCCGACCTCGGCATCTACATGGTCCGCACGCAGGACCCGGGCGGCGAATGGTCGAAGCCCGTCCTCGTGAAGAAAGCCAGCGGCAACATCGACGCCTGCCCGCTGTGGGACGACGACGGCCGAGTCTACATGGTGCACGCGTTCGCCCACTCGCGCGCCGGCGTCAACAGCCTGCTGACGGTCGTTGAACTCAACAAGGAGGGAACGCAGGCGATCGACAAGGGCTGGATCGTCTTCGACGGGCACGCCGAGCATCCGACCGTTGAAGGCCCGAAGTTCTATAAGCGGAACGGCTATTACTACATCTTCGCCCCGGCGGGCGGCGTTGCCGAGGGCTGGCAGATCGTGCTGCGTTCGAAGAACGTGCGCGGACCTTACGAGGTCCGCCGCGTGCTCGCGCAAGGCGACACCGACGTGAACGGCCCGCACCAAGGCGCGTGGGTCGAGGCGCCAGACGGTTCGAGTTGGTTTATGCACTTTCAGGAGAAGCAGCCCTACGGCCGCATCGTTCACTTGCAGCCGATGCGCTGGGTCGATGACTGGCCCGTGATGGGCGACGACCCGGATGGGGATGGCGAAGGTCAGCCCGTGCTGCATCACAAGAAACCTGTCGCAAGCGAAGCGGTGAAAGTCCCGGCGACAAGCGACGATTTTGAGCGCGAAGAACTCGGCCTCCAGTGGCAATGGCACGCCAACCCGCATGCGGATTGGGCGTCGCTAACGGCCCGGCCCGGGTGGCTGCGGCTTACGGCGGCCAAGCTGCCGGCGGGGTATCGCAACCTCTGGGACGCGCCGCATCTCTTGTTGCAAAAGTTCCCGGCGCCGGAGTTTACGGCGTCGTGCGTCATCGACCCGCAGGCGATGCGCCCAGGCGAGACAGCGGGTCTGCTCATCATGGGTCTCGATTACGCGTACGTCGGCCTCGAGAAGTCGACCGAAGGCCTCCGCGTCGTCCGCCGCGCGTGTCGCAACGCCGATCGCGGCACGGCCGAGTCGGACGACGACCTGGTACGTCTGGACGACGCGACGCCGGTCGAGCTGGGCGTCGAAGTCGATGCCGGCGGCCGGTGTCGCTTCAGCGCCCGTTGCGGCGACGAATCCTGGTCCGACCTCGGCGACGCTTTTGCCGCCCGAGAAGGAAAGTGGATCGGCGCCAAGGTCGGCGTCTTCTGTCATGGCACGGCCGATGGGCGGGGCCACGCCGATTTCGAGCGGTTCACGGTCTCGCCGGTGGCCGAATAA
- a CDS encoding DUF202 domain-containing protein: MPEADSYVRDRLAVVRTKLANERTLLAYLRTALMLIASGVTLWRFHPTGDLDRAIGWGAIAAGIVVLAIGAARFYRTHGAVEQTHAD; encoded by the coding sequence ATGCCCGAAGCCGATTCCTATGTCCGTGACCGCCTCGCGGTAGTACGCACCAAGCTCGCCAACGAGCGGACGCTGCTGGCCTATCTACGCACGGCGTTGATGCTCATCGCCTCGGGCGTCACCCTCTGGCGATTCCATCCCACAGGCGACCTCGACCGCGCAATCGGCTGGGGCGCCATCGCGGCGGGAATCGTCGTGCTGGCGATCGGCGCGGCAAGGTTCTACCGCACGCACGGCGCCGTCGAGCAGACCCACGCCGACTAG
- a CDS encoding NADP-dependent oxidoreductase — MTAKAAQATRSRQIELASRPEGVPKKSNFKTTTTELSPIADGEFLVKNEWMSVDPYMRGRMKAGESYVPPFEIGKPLEGGCLGKVVESRHPDFAEGDTVLGNLGWREYWKSRGEGVTKVDPDLAPVQAYLGVLGMTGLTAWVGLNKIARLQEGNTVFVSAASGAVGSVVCQLAKAKGCRVIGSAGSPAKLEWLKEAAGVDAVINYKETDDLVGELKRHAPDGIDVYFDNVGGDHLEAALEVMNRYGCCVECGMISTYNATEPPAAPRNLFQIIGKRIRLEGFIVRDHTDCQDEFIAEMASLIAAGKVVWEESVAEGLEQAPDAFIGLFEGENMGKQLVRLDVE, encoded by the coding sequence ATGACCGCCAAAGCCGCCCAGGCGACCCGCTCGCGACAGATTGAACTCGCTTCGCGCCCCGAGGGCGTTCCGAAGAAGAGCAACTTCAAGACCACCACGACTGAGCTCTCGCCGATCGCCGACGGTGAGTTCTTGGTTAAGAACGAGTGGATGTCGGTGGACCCCTACATGCGCGGCCGCATGAAAGCGGGGGAGAGCTATGTCCCGCCCTTTGAAATCGGCAAACCGCTCGAAGGGGGCTGCCTTGGCAAGGTCGTCGAGTCGCGGCATCCCGATTTTGCGGAGGGGGACACCGTTCTGGGCAACCTCGGTTGGCGCGAGTATTGGAAGTCGCGCGGCGAGGGCGTGACGAAAGTGGACCCCGATCTCGCTCCCGTCCAGGCGTACCTCGGCGTGCTCGGGATGACGGGACTGACCGCGTGGGTGGGGCTCAACAAGATCGCCCGCCTGCAAGAGGGCAACACTGTCTTCGTCTCGGCCGCGTCGGGCGCCGTGGGCTCGGTGGTCTGCCAACTCGCCAAAGCGAAGGGGTGCCGGGTGATCGGCAGCGCGGGCAGCCCGGCCAAGCTCGAGTGGCTGAAGGAGGCGGCCGGCGTCGATGCGGTGATCAACTACAAAGAGACCGACGACCTCGTCGGCGAGCTCAAGCGACACGCCCCCGACGGCATCGATGTCTACTTCGACAACGTTGGCGGCGACCACCTCGAAGCGGCGCTGGAGGTGATGAACCGTTACGGCTGTTGCGTCGAATGCGGCATGATCTCGACCTACAACGCCACCGAGCCCCCCGCGGCCCCACGCAATCTGTTCCAGATCATCGGCAAGCGAATCCGCCTGGAGGGGTTCATCGTCCGCGACCACACCGACTGCCAAGACGAATTCATCGCCGAGATGGCTTCGCTGATCGCCGCCGGAAAGGTCGTCTGGGAAGAAAGCGTCGCCGAAGGCCTGGAGCAGGCGCCCGACGCCTTTATCGGCCTGTTCGAGGGCGAGAACATGGGGAAGCAGCTGGTGCGGCTCGACGTCGAGTAG
- a CDS encoding FKBP-type peptidyl-prolyl cis-trans isomerase translates to MRLSLAALVFAVFPFATATSVLAQVGELPAPATDGVPAGEAATGQGEDPRFNEKLGYCLGLDFGSRLAADETPVDLGAVVAGLKDGLSGAQPQLTDEQIAAVMDRFQLMMLKKVNPEMAQQAEENLTRGTKFLAENRAKEGVQETASGLQYRVITEGDGATPTAEDTVRCHYEGTLTDGQVFDSSYKRGTPAEFPVGGVIAGWTEALQMMKVGSKWEVALPAKIAYGMRGAPGAIGPNETLVFTIELLDIVD, encoded by the coding sequence ATGCGTTTGTCACTCGCTGCTTTGGTCTTTGCGGTTTTCCCGTTTGCCACGGCGACTTCGGTGCTGGCGCAAGTGGGCGAACTCCCGGCGCCGGCGACCGATGGCGTCCCCGCGGGCGAGGCAGCGACGGGACAAGGCGAGGACCCCCGCTTCAATGAGAAGCTGGGCTACTGCCTGGGGCTCGACTTCGGCAGCCGGCTGGCGGCGGACGAGACGCCGGTCGATCTCGGCGCCGTCGTTGCGGGGCTGAAGGACGGGCTCAGCGGCGCCCAGCCGCAACTGACGGACGAGCAGATCGCCGCCGTCATGGATCGTTTTCAACTCATGATGCTTAAGAAGGTGAACCCCGAAATGGCGCAGCAAGCCGAAGAGAACCTGACCCGCGGCACGAAGTTCCTCGCCGAGAACCGCGCGAAGGAAGGCGTGCAAGAGACCGCGTCGGGTCTGCAGTACCGCGTCATCACCGAGGGCGACGGCGCCACCCCCACGGCCGAGGACACCGTCCGCTGTCACTACGAGGGGACGCTCACCGACGGCCAGGTCTTCGACAGCTCGTACAAGCGCGGCACGCCGGCCGAGTTCCCCGTCGGCGGCGTCATTGCCGGCTGGACCGAAGCGCTACAGATGATGAAGGTCGGCTCGAAGTGGGAGGTCGCCCTGCCCGCGAAGATCGCCTACGGCATGCGTGGCGCGCCGGGCGCGATCGGCCCCAACGAGACGCTTGTGTTCACCATCGAGTTGCTCGATATCGTTGACTGA
- a CDS encoding DUF1559 family PulG-like putative transporter, producing the protein MGPRTGFTLVELLVVIAIIGVLVALLLPAVQSAREAARRTQCVNNQKQLMLAVHNYESSVGKLPPSGLLEVFSKTYAKEPYEAVDQRFGQQLSWSVMILPYLEEGSLADQFDMSKSAFEQPNEPQEITPPALLCPSDDARSRFFSDAELTQGKTFAKGNYAVYTSTMHTDLQLLYPASFVVGGLPLRRISDGLTATLGIAEVRSHFDTSDERGAWALGWNGASLLALDAHHDKASTGSFTSEFLINGSLLNRIQLPNYVDPNSYNSDSNQQLIGDTTVRCPPLRSEEWMILVRDKMPCHPWPGLTVPVTNGQVGLAGYQSAAPRSLHPGGVNGAYLDGRVEFISDDVDPAALAVSIDIRDNTLAEAVNASTSR; encoded by the coding sequence GTGGGGCCACGAACCGGCTTCACCCTGGTGGAGCTGCTGGTGGTGATCGCCATCATCGGCGTGCTCGTGGCGCTGCTGCTCCCGGCGGTGCAGTCGGCGCGCGAGGCGGCTCGGCGGACGCAGTGTGTGAACAATCAGAAGCAGCTGATGCTGGCGGTTCACAACTACGAATCGTCGGTGGGCAAGCTTCCGCCGTCGGGACTGCTGGAGGTGTTTTCCAAAACCTATGCAAAGGAACCCTACGAAGCGGTGGACCAACGTTTTGGCCAGCAACTGAGCTGGAGCGTCATGATCCTCCCGTACCTCGAAGAAGGATCACTGGCCGATCAGTTCGACATGAGCAAGTCGGCGTTCGAGCAGCCGAACGAACCCCAAGAGATAACGCCCCCGGCCCTGTTGTGCCCTTCGGACGACGCCCGCTCGCGCTTTTTCTCCGACGCCGAGCTGACTCAGGGGAAGACGTTCGCCAAAGGCAACTACGCCGTTTACACCTCGACGATGCACACCGACTTGCAGCTGCTGTATCCCGCTTCATTCGTCGTCGGCGGTCTACCTCTGCGGCGTATCAGCGACGGTCTCACCGCGACGCTCGGCATCGCCGAGGTGCGATCGCACTTTGATACCAGCGACGAGCGCGGGGCGTGGGCGCTTGGCTGGAACGGCGCCTCGCTGCTGGCCCTCGACGCTCACCACGACAAAGCCAGCACGGGCTCCTTTACGTCTGAGTTCCTTATCAATGGTTCATTGCTTAACCGCATTCAGCTGCCGAACTATGTCGATCCCAATTCCTACAACAGCGATTCGAATCAACAGTTGATCGGCGACACGACTGTCCGCTGCCCGCCGCTCCGCAGCGAAGAGTGGATGATCCTCGTCCGGGACAAAATGCCTTGCCATCCGTGGCCAGGACTAACCGTACCCGTTACGAACGGACAGGTGGGCTTGGCTGGTTACCAATCCGCAGCCCCGCGAAGTCTTCACCCTGGTGGGGTCAACGGCGCCTATCTCGATGGCCGAGTCGAGTTCATCTCGGACGACGTCGATCCGGCCGCTCTAGCGGTCTCGATCGACATCCGTGACAACACGCTCGCCGAGGCGGTCAACGCCAGCACGAGCCGTTAA